Part of the Terriglobales bacterium genome, GAAGATATGGCTGGCCGATGGCCAGGGACGGCGCAAAGCGCTGAAGCCGAAGGGGTGGGAACACTTCCGGTAGTTTCCAGTCTCTAGTTTCGAGTTTCCGGAGAAAAGCTGACCACCGAGGACACGAAGGTTTCACCAAGGAGGCGGCAGAGGGTCGGAATGGCGAGCAGAAAGTCGAGTTCCGTCGTAGCGGTGCTGGCGATTCTGGCCCTGGGCGCGTACAGCTATCACCAACTCCGGTTGGAGCGGCAGGCGCGGCCGCTGGATGAGGCGCGGCCCGGACAGGTCCTGAGTGAGAATCATTTCTCGCCCGGCGAGAACCTGGAGCGGCTGGACCTGGACCGACTGCAAAGCGCCCGGCAGAGCCTGGATATCGCCATGTACGCCTTTACCGACAAGTACATCGCGGAAACGCTGGCCGGACTGGCAGAGCGCGGGGTGCGCATCCGGCTGTATCGTGACCGCTCGCAGTACCAGCAGGAACAGGAAAACGCGGCGC contains:
- a CDS encoding phospholipase D-like domain-containing protein — protein: MASRKSSSVVAVLAILALGAYSYHQLRLERQARPLDEARPGQVLSENHFSPGENLERLDLDRLQSARQSLDIAMYAFTDKYIAETLAGLAERGVRIRLYRDRSQYQQEQENAARYRDASTTDLLRGQANIQIRVKASGRRNLMHLKSYLVDGALLRDGSANWSAAGLKRQDNNAHFTNDPAQVRAFQQAFEAMWEAEANEIVQ